In Populus trichocarpa isolate Nisqually-1 chromosome 16, P.trichocarpa_v4.1, whole genome shotgun sequence, a genomic segment contains:
- the LOC7488760 gene encoding short-chain dehydrogenase reductase 2a, with translation MPCQVMQEKTLQSFYAAGREKSTENSPCSPGRLEGRVAVVTGGARGIGEATVRLFARHGAKVVIADVEDTLGTLLANSLAPSVSFVHCDVSLEEDIENLINSTVSHYGKLDVLFNNAGVLGNQSKNKSIVNFDAEEFDRVMQVNVRGVALGIKHAARVMIPRGVGCIISTASVAGVMGGLGPHAYTASKHAIVGLTKNTACELGRYGIRVNCISPFGVATSMLVNAWRSGDEEEDCLNFGLPCEKEVEKMEDFVRGLANLKGPTLRARDIAEAALYLASDESKYVSGHNLVVDGGITTSRNCVGL, from the exons ATGCCTTGTCAAGTGATGCAAGAGAAAACCCTTCAAAGCTTTTATGCCGCGGGAAGGGAAAAGTCGACAGAAAACAGTCCTTGCTCTCCTGGAAG GTTGGAGGGAAGAGTAGCAGTGGTCACAGGTGGTGCTCGAGGAATTGGAGAGGCAACAGTAAGGCTTTTTGCAAGACATGGTGCCAAAGTAGTGATTGCTGATGTTGAGGATACTCTCGGAACTTTGCTAGCAAACTCACTAGCCCCTTCAGTTTCCTTTGTTCATTGTGATGTTAGCTTAGAAGAAGACATTGAGAACCTGATAAACTCCACAGTTTCTCACTATGGTAAGCTAGATGTTCTTTTCAACAATGCTGGGGTGCTTGGAAATCAATCGAAGAACAAGAGCATTGTCAATTTTGATGCTGAAGAATTTGATCGTGTCATGCAAGTGAATGTTAGAGGCGTGGCACTAGGAATTAAGCACGCGGCAAGAGTGATGATTCCTAGAGGAGTTGGGTGTATTATTTCCACAGCCAGTGTAGCTGGTGTCATGGGAGGGCTTGGTCCTCATGCCTATACAGCTTCGAAGCATGCCATTGTTGGGCTCACAAAGAACACAGCATGTGAGCTTGGCAGGTATGGGATTCGAGTCAATTGCATCTCTCCATTTGGGGTGGCTACATCTATGCTTGTTAATGCGTGGAGAAGTGGCGATGAAGAGGAAGATTGCTTGAACTTTGGATTGCCTTGTGAAAAGGAAGTGGAGAAGATGGAAGACTTTGTTAGAGGCCTGGCTAACCTAAAAGGTCCAACTCTAAGGGCTAGAGATATAGCCGAGGCTGCACTTTATCTAGCTAGTGATGAATCCAAGTATGTTAGTGGTCATAATCTTGTCGTGGATGGTGGAATTACCACTTCAAGAAATTGTGTTGGCTTGTAA